From one Gemmatimonadaceae bacterium genomic stretch:
- a CDS encoding ceramidase has protein sequence MPDLLPPAGVPVSPASCWPDHCFCEAPRTAPDAGPLLQPSNALSNLAFVGVALLVLARSRGGGDRLYALAVLLVGAASFAFHATLTFATQTADVLGMYLVVTWFVLAILARRFAWRSGRVAVLYVLANSVLLSGLVLVPELRRYVFAALVMCTVLLATPSERRALVPALLVLGASFVIWTLDLLRWWCTPDSLLQGHALWHIGSAVAAWLAWARFSAVAERRREM, from the coding sequence GTGCCCGATCTCTTGCCTCCCGCCGGCGTGCCGGTCTCCCCGGCCAGCTGCTGGCCCGATCACTGTTTCTGCGAGGCCCCGCGGACCGCGCCGGACGCCGGGCCCCTGCTCCAGCCATCCAACGCGCTGAGCAACCTGGCCTTCGTGGGCGTCGCGCTGCTGGTGCTCGCGCGCAGCCGGGGCGGCGGTGATCGCCTCTATGCGCTGGCCGTCCTGCTCGTGGGCGCGGCGTCGTTCGCCTTCCACGCGACGCTGACCTTTGCCACGCAGACCGCCGACGTCCTCGGCATGTATCTGGTGGTGACCTGGTTCGTGCTCGCGATCCTCGCGCGCCGTTTCGCCTGGCGTAGCGGGCGCGTCGCCGTGTTGTATGTGCTGGCGAACAGCGTGTTGCTGAGCGGCCTGGTGCTGGTGCCGGAACTCCGCCGCTACGTCTTCGCGGCTCTCGTCATGTGCACGGTGCTGCTGGCCACGCCATCGGAACGGCGCGCGCTCGTGCCCGCCCTCCTCGTGCTCGGCGCATCGTTCGTGATCTGGACGTTGGATCTGCTGCGCTGGTGGTGCACGCCGGACTCGCTGCTGCAGGGACATGCGCTCTGGCACATCGGGTCGGCGGTCGCGGCGTGGCTGGCCTGGGCGCGCTTCTCGGCGGTCGCGGAGCGACGGCGTGAGATGTGA
- the ftsZ gene encoding cell division protein FtsZ: protein MTFEFEENAPQNARMKVVGVGGGGGNAVNRMIEEHLEGVEFISVNTDAQALMNSKADVKIQIGKKLTRGLGAGARPEIGRQAIEENREDVKRVIGNADLVFVTCGMGGGTGTGAAPVVCQLAREAGALTVGIVTRPFLFEGRKRMRQAEEGISEMRKNVDTMIIVPNERLLAVVGKGIPFHEALKKADEVLLHATQGISVLISETGLVNVDFADVRTVMANGGSALMGTGIGRGENRAVEAAQQAIASPLLDNVSISGATGVLVNITGGEDLTLGEVHQINDIVHDAVGDDAEIIFGAVHEPAMMGEIRVTVIATGFDRYMQTGTPAAETRGVGHPVSHGGHQSFAPSAGQPAGASLPPAAAKQPGSVLPFPRPTSGRPANQPARPAPWEGAPPRPPRVPPPAPSSSTEFDDMEIPTFIRRQMD from the coding sequence ATGACGTTCGAGTTCGAAGAGAACGCCCCTCAGAACGCCCGCATGAAGGTCGTGGGTGTCGGGGGCGGCGGCGGCAACGCCGTGAACCGCATGATCGAGGAACACCTCGAGGGTGTGGAGTTCATCTCGGTGAACACCGACGCGCAGGCCCTGATGAACTCGAAGGCCGACGTCAAGATCCAGATCGGTAAAAAGCTCACGCGCGGCCTTGGGGCCGGCGCGCGCCCGGAGATCGGGCGCCAGGCCATCGAGGAGAATCGCGAGGATGTGAAGCGCGTCATCGGCAACGCCGATCTCGTCTTCGTGACCTGCGGTATGGGCGGCGGCACCGGCACCGGTGCCGCTCCCGTCGTCTGCCAGCTTGCCCGCGAAGCCGGCGCCCTCACCGTCGGCATCGTCACGCGCCCCTTCCTGTTCGAAGGGCGCAAGCGCATGCGGCAGGCCGAGGAAGGCATCAGCGAGATGCGCAAGAATGTCGACACGATGATCATCGTGCCGAACGAGCGCCTGCTTGCCGTCGTCGGCAAGGGGATTCCGTTCCACGAAGCGCTCAAGAAGGCCGACGAAGTGCTGCTGCACGCCACTCAGGGCATCTCGGTGCTGATCTCCGAGACGGGCCTCGTGAACGTCGACTTTGCCGACGTCCGGACCGTCATGGCGAACGGCGGCTCGGCGCTCATGGGCACCGGCATCGGCCGTGGTGAAAATCGCGCGGTGGAAGCCGCGCAGCAGGCGATTGCCTCGCCGCTGCTCGACAACGTCTCCATCTCCGGCGCCACCGGCGTCCTCGTGAACATCACCGGCGGCGAAGACCTCACCCTCGGCGAAGTCCACCAGATCAACGACATCGTGCACGATGCCGTGGGCGACGACGCGGAAATCATCTTCGGCGCCGTCCACGAGCCGGCCATGATGGGCGAGATCCGCGTGACGGTCATTGCGACCGGTTTTGACCGCTATATGCAGACGGGCACCCCGGCCGCCGAGACCCGCGGCGTGGGCCACCCGGTCAGCCACGGCGGCCATCAGAGCTTTGCCCCTTCCGCCGGCCAGCCGGCCGGGGCATCTTTGCCTCCTGCCGCTGCCAAGCAGCCCGGCTCGGTTCTGCCGTTCCCCCGGCCGACGAGCGGGAGACCTGCCAACCAGCCTGCTCGTCCAGCACCGTGGGAAGGGGCGCCGCCTCGGCCGCCCCGGGTTCCGCCGCCAGCGCCGTCATCGAGCACCGAGTTCGATGACATGGAAATCCCGACGTTCATACGGAGACAGATGGATTGA
- a CDS encoding M23 family metallopeptidase, translating into MTSSRGKLLIAAGCLGLGAAAIAIGRPVTERPAASVLAAGSRVSVASRWRERVDTIHRGEPLARVLERAGLDPKDAASALLASQSINARNVRAGTTITTRVNPDSGNSEIVFQLAIDRIVRLTRSAASSWTEKEERLPWTTDTVLVGGVVNSTLVNAIADGAGAFPAAQRMELAYALADLLEYRVDLSRDLQKGDSVRVLVERQQAPNGLVRTGNILAARLTVDGKPVETMRFEQNARASYFDADGKSMRAAFLRAPLAFRRISSVFGMRKHPILGITRAHQGIDYAAASGTPVRALGNGRVIFAGWKGGYGRVVEIRHANGFVTRYGHLSAFGAGIRAGSAVSISQTIGKVGASGLATAPHLHFEVLVGGVHRNPSQAFKNQTGEPLAPGQRAAFDALKARLLAALEGRSTDAPRSVRVSGD; encoded by the coding sequence TTGACTTCCTCGCGTGGTAAGCTGCTCATCGCCGCCGGATGCCTCGGACTCGGAGCGGCTGCCATCGCGATTGGACGTCCCGTCACGGAACGCCCCGCGGCCAGCGTGCTGGCTGCGGGGTCTCGTGTTTCTGTCGCCTCCCGCTGGCGCGAACGCGTCGACACCATTCACCGCGGTGAGCCGCTCGCCCGCGTGCTGGAGCGTGCCGGCCTCGATCCCAAGGACGCGGCCTCGGCGCTCCTCGCGTCGCAGAGCATCAATGCCCGCAACGTGCGGGCGGGCACCACGATCACGACGCGCGTCAATCCCGACTCCGGCAACTCGGAGATCGTCTTCCAGTTGGCCATCGATCGCATCGTCCGCCTGACCCGATCGGCAGCGTCGTCCTGGACCGAGAAGGAAGAGCGCCTGCCGTGGACCACCGACACGGTGCTGGTGGGCGGGGTGGTGAACTCCACCCTGGTGAACGCCATCGCCGATGGCGCCGGGGCCTTCCCGGCCGCCCAGCGCATGGAGCTCGCGTACGCACTGGCCGATCTGCTCGAGTATCGCGTCGATCTGTCGCGCGATCTGCAGAAGGGCGATTCCGTGCGCGTGCTCGTGGAGCGTCAGCAGGCTCCCAACGGGCTGGTGCGCACCGGCAACATTCTCGCCGCGCGACTGACGGTGGATGGCAAGCCGGTCGAGACGATGCGCTTCGAGCAGAATGCGCGGGCCTCGTATTTCGATGCCGACGGCAAGTCGATGCGCGCGGCGTTCCTCCGCGCCCCGCTCGCGTTCCGCCGCATCTCGAGTGTCTTCGGCATGCGCAAGCACCCCATTCTCGGGATCACGCGGGCGCACCAGGGCATCGACTACGCCGCCGCGTCGGGCACGCCCGTGCGCGCGCTGGGCAATGGCCGGGTGATCTTTGCCGGCTGGAAGGGCGGCTACGGGCGCGTCGTCGAGATTCGGCACGCCAACGGTTTCGTGACCCGCTATGGGCACCTGAGTGCGTTCGGCGCAGGGATCCGCGCCGGCTCGGCGGTGTCGATTTCGCAGACCATCGGTAAGGTGGGGGCCTCCGGCCTCGCGACGGCGCCGCACCTCCACTTCGAAGTGCTCGTGGGCGGCGTGCATCGCAATCCGAGCCAGGCCTTCAAGAACCAGACGGGGGAGCCCTTGGCCCCGGGCCAGCGCGCGGCCTTCGATGCACTCAAGGCACGCCTCCTCGCGGCGCTCGAAGGGCGCAGCACCGACGCCCCCCGCTCGGTCCGTGTGAGCGGCGACTGA
- the ftsY gene encoding signal recognition particle-docking protein FtsY gives MARLFRKKDDVPKRSLWQRVKDVVRTDLGVLFKGVDEGSLEALETLLIESDFGVPTALALVAEVERRHKRGEVKTETEFRTALADGVEAALRKGNSDPAMHEAASGPTVLLVIGVNGAGKTTFIGKLAARYKAQGKRILLGAADTFRAGAIDQLRVWSERAGVEFVGGAPGSDPASVAYDAVDAGVTRGVDLVIVDTAGRLHTSDDLMTELRKIHRVIKKRLPDAPHEVLLVLDGTIGQNALSQARTFSAAVPVTGIVVTKLDGTAKGGIVVAVHEALDVPIKFVGLGEQVGDLEPFDAGDYARELVEA, from the coding sequence ATGGCTCGCCTGTTTCGCAAGAAAGATGATGTGCCCAAGCGCTCCCTCTGGCAGCGCGTCAAGGATGTCGTTCGCACCGATCTGGGCGTCCTGTTCAAGGGCGTCGATGAAGGCTCGCTCGAAGCGCTCGAAACGCTCCTCATCGAAAGTGATTTCGGCGTGCCCACCGCGCTCGCGCTGGTGGCTGAAGTCGAACGCCGGCACAAGCGCGGTGAGGTCAAGACCGAAACGGAATTCCGCACCGCGCTGGCCGATGGCGTGGAAGCCGCGTTGCGGAAAGGGAACAGTGATCCGGCCATGCACGAGGCGGCGAGCGGCCCCACGGTGCTCCTGGTCATCGGCGTGAACGGCGCGGGCAAGACCACGTTCATCGGCAAGCTGGCGGCGCGCTACAAGGCGCAGGGCAAGCGCATTCTGCTTGGCGCGGCCGACACATTCCGGGCCGGGGCGATCGATCAGCTGCGCGTCTGGTCGGAGCGCGCGGGCGTGGAGTTCGTGGGCGGGGCGCCCGGCAGTGATCCGGCGTCGGTTGCCTACGATGCCGTCGACGCGGGTGTCACCCGCGGCGTGGATCTGGTGATCGTCGATACGGCCGGACGATTGCACACCAGTGACGATCTGATGACGGAGCTGCGCAAGATTCACCGCGTGATCAAGAAGCGACTCCCCGACGCGCCGCACGAGGTGCTCCTCGTGCTCGACGGGACCATCGGCCAGAACGCGCTCTCGCAGGCGCGCACCTTCTCGGCGGCGGTCCCGGTCACGGGCATTGTCGTCACCAAGCTCGATGGCACGGCGAAGGGCGGGATCGTGGTGGCGGTGCATGAGGCGCTCGATGTCCCCATCAAGTTCGTCGGGCTCGGCGAGCAGGTGGGCGATCTCGAGCCGTTCGACGCGGGCGACTACGCGCGTGAGCTCGTCGAGGCCTGA
- the recG gene encoding ATP-dependent DNA helicase RecG: MSSSRPDPARRPPSRGAPRLTLDTPVTYLKGIGPARATMLARLGITVAGDLLRHVPHRYEDASTVTPIAHAAVGADVTVLGQVIAKGVLPTRKGLRIFQAVIQDASGMLEIAWPGQPFLDRQISKGDWLLCTGPVRFFHGRRLQPREFVNLGPEEEGTGEGRVLAVYPSTEGLSVRVLRSFVQQHLEALLPLVEEPLPRALLERADVPPLRDALRMVHRPTSVAEAHRGRSRLAFEELLCVQILHRRANQVTRESRGGHAFANKRDLTSKLRAALPYTLTGAQVRAIREIVADMGSPRRMHRLLQGDVGAGKTVVAVFSALLAMENGAQVALMAPTELLAEQHARGIATLLAPLGITPVLLTGRLSAKDKKLALTRLASHEPVLAIGTHALLQEGVQFANLGLVIIDEQHRFGVEQRATLGAKGAHPDVLLMSATPIPRSLALTMYGDLDVSVLDERPPGRQPITTVMRPESGRAKVFEFVNAQLDAGRQAYVVYPLIEASEKIELKAATEMFNDLVSGPLASRRVALLHGRLPAEERDAIMRTFRDGDLDVLVATTVIEVGIDVGNATVMIIEHPERFGLSQLHQLRGRVGRGAEQSYCILLGDVGAEAAERLAMFTATDDGFEIARADLALRGMGDLFGAKQHGLPAFRIADPLRDEALNETARQVADEILVIDPRLDAPANKGLRHLLTVGYERALELFGVG, encoded by the coding sequence GTGAGCTCGTCGAGGCCTGATCCGGCCCGACGTCCGCCGAGTCGCGGCGCGCCGCGCCTGACGCTCGACACGCCGGTCACCTACCTCAAGGGGATCGGCCCCGCGCGCGCCACGATGCTCGCGCGGCTGGGGATCACGGTGGCCGGCGATCTGCTGCGTCACGTGCCGCATCGCTACGAAGACGCCAGCACCGTGACGCCCATCGCGCACGCCGCCGTGGGTGCCGACGTCACGGTGCTCGGGCAGGTCATCGCGAAGGGCGTGCTCCCCACCCGCAAAGGGCTGCGCATCTTCCAGGCGGTCATTCAGGACGCGTCGGGCATGCTCGAGATCGCTTGGCCGGGGCAGCCGTTTCTGGACCGGCAGATCAGCAAGGGCGACTGGCTGTTGTGCACGGGGCCCGTCCGCTTCTTTCACGGCCGCCGACTGCAGCCGCGGGAGTTCGTCAATCTCGGCCCCGAAGAAGAGGGGACCGGCGAAGGGCGCGTCCTCGCGGTGTACCCGAGCACCGAAGGGCTCTCGGTGCGTGTCCTGCGGAGTTTCGTGCAGCAGCATCTCGAGGCGCTGCTGCCGCTGGTGGAGGAGCCGTTGCCGCGCGCCCTGCTCGAGCGTGCCGATGTCCCGCCGCTGCGCGACGCGCTCCGCATGGTGCACCGCCCCACGAGCGTCGCTGAAGCGCACCGCGGGCGCTCGCGATTGGCCTTCGAAGAGCTCTTGTGCGTGCAGATTTTGCACCGGCGCGCCAATCAGGTCACGCGAGAATCGCGGGGCGGCCACGCGTTCGCGAACAAGCGCGATCTCACCAGCAAGCTACGGGCGGCGCTGCCGTACACGCTGACTGGCGCGCAGGTGCGCGCCATTCGCGAGATCGTGGCGGACATGGGAAGCCCGCGGCGCATGCATCGCCTGTTGCAGGGTGACGTCGGTGCGGGCAAGACGGTCGTCGCGGTCTTCAGCGCGCTGCTCGCCATGGAGAACGGCGCCCAGGTCGCCCTCATGGCGCCCACCGAGCTGCTGGCCGAGCAGCACGCGCGCGGCATCGCGACGCTGCTCGCGCCCCTCGGGATCACCCCGGTGCTGCTCACCGGGCGCTTGAGTGCCAAGGACAAGAAACTCGCGCTCACCCGCCTCGCGAGCCATGAGCCGGTCCTTGCGATCGGCACCCATGCCTTGCTGCAGGAGGGAGTGCAGTTCGCCAATCTTGGCCTGGTGATCATCGACGAGCAGCACCGCTTTGGCGTGGAGCAACGCGCCACGCTCGGCGCCAAGGGTGCGCACCCCGACGTGCTGCTCATGAGCGCGACGCCCATTCCGCGCTCGCTCGCGCTCACGATGTACGGTGATCTCGATGTCAGCGTGCTCGACGAACGCCCGCCGGGGCGGCAGCCGATCACCACGGTGATGCGGCCGGAGAGCGGGCGCGCCAAGGTCTTCGAGTTCGTGAACGCCCAGCTGGATGCGGGGCGCCAGGCGTATGTGGTCTATCCGCTCATCGAGGCCAGCGAGAAGATCGAGCTCAAGGCCGCGACCGAGATGTTCAATGATCTCGTGAGCGGCCCCCTCGCGTCCCGACGCGTGGCGCTCCTGCATGGGCGGCTCCCGGCTGAGGAGCGGGACGCCATCATGCGGACCTTTCGCGACGGCGACCTCGATGTGCTCGTGGCGACGACCGTGATCGAGGTCGGCATCGATGTGGGGAACGCCACCGTGATGATCATCGAGCACCCCGAGCGCTTCGGGCTGTCGCAGCTGCATCAGCTGCGCGGGCGCGTGGGGCGCGGGGCGGAGCAGAGCTACTGCATTCTGCTGGGCGATGTGGGTGCCGAAGCCGCCGAACGGTTGGCGATGTTCACCGCCACCGACGACGGTTTCGAAATCGCCCGCGCGGATCTCGCGTTGCGTGGCATGGGCGACCTGTTCGGCGCCAAGCAGCACGGATTGCCGGCGTTCCGGATCGCGGATCCGCTGCGCGATGAGGCGTTGAACGAAACGGCGCGGCAGGTCGCCGATGAAATTCTCGTCATCGATCCCCGCCTCGACGCACCCGCCAACAAGGGGCTGCGACACCTGCTGACGGTGGGGTACGAGCGGGCGCTGGAGCTGTTCGGCGTCGGATAG
- a CDS encoding response regulator produces the protein MFLTLHSTPPRAWRVAALVLLAGAAVGLLIERSYRAQLLRAERVRAPEAAAPFADALELAFNQHIGQLGGVRAFVDAAPNRAALDSAFPVVAAGLLQTAGEVRSVYLVEDGRIVQVYPLALARQYIGHDLRTDTRPGIAANLARAARSDTVVVSGPMPLLSGGRGLSLRQRLARPRPGMPDMVSMALDLDSLLDHAARTPLPAGLQIELRDQRGALLGGEALRDGATFEPGVELGDVRFVLRVAPRAGWAAAIAPQLFPIRVAIVEIVLLLAVVALSVTGARERLEQAVEVRTRELEGANARLRRESNERASLEEQLLHSQKMEAVGTLASGVAHDFNNLLTAILGFTQLAEEQVQGVLDDGTDPPLQAHLVEVRQDLTEILKAADRASLLTSQLLAFSRRQKVSPAPLDANVVVNDLERMLQRLIGETVSLVTELATDHLPIMADSGQFSQVVLNLVVNARDALPRGGLVRVHTGPLTLAAPAADGPVAGLSAGAWVLVTVEDNGTGMTPEVQARMFEPFFTTKPLGHGTGLGLSTVYGIVTQAGGQLFVDSLPGRGTTVTVAWPRFEGVLVPPAPSPADRERNDALVLVVEDEPGLRRLVAEILRRRGHRVRVAEHGVAALEQLDAGLEPALVVTDVVMPRMGGRELASQIASRGLTVPVLFMSGYQAGEELPDDEAHRFIGKPFTPDTLVQAVRQAIDGATVPGAGGR, from the coding sequence ATGTTCTTGACGCTCCACTCCACGCCGCCCCGGGCGTGGCGCGTTGCCGCACTCGTGCTGCTCGCCGGCGCCGCGGTTGGCCTGCTGATCGAGCGGTCGTATCGCGCGCAGTTACTTCGCGCCGAGCGCGTGCGAGCGCCGGAAGCGGCGGCCCCATTTGCCGACGCGCTGGAACTGGCATTCAATCAGCACATTGGGCAGTTGGGGGGCGTCCGCGCCTTCGTAGACGCCGCCCCGAACCGGGCGGCACTCGATTCCGCGTTCCCAGTCGTCGCGGCCGGGTTGCTGCAGACCGCCGGCGAGGTGCGCAGCGTCTACTTGGTCGAGGATGGGCGCATCGTGCAGGTCTATCCGCTCGCGCTCGCGCGGCAGTATATCGGTCACGACCTGCGAACGGACACCCGCCCCGGTATCGCCGCCAATCTCGCCCGTGCCGCGCGCAGCGATACCGTCGTGGTCTCCGGGCCCATGCCGCTGCTGTCTGGGGGCCGTGGCCTTTCGCTGCGCCAGCGACTCGCGAGACCGCGCCCCGGCATGCCGGACATGGTGTCCATGGCCCTCGATCTCGACTCGCTCCTCGATCACGCGGCGCGTACCCCGCTGCCGGCCGGGCTGCAGATCGAGCTGCGCGATCAGCGCGGCGCCCTGCTGGGTGGGGAGGCGTTGCGAGACGGCGCCACCTTCGAGCCCGGGGTGGAATTGGGCGACGTGCGCTTCGTCTTGCGCGTGGCGCCGCGGGCCGGGTGGGCGGCGGCCATCGCACCGCAACTGTTCCCCATTCGCGTGGCGATCGTGGAGATCGTGCTGCTCCTCGCGGTGGTAGCGCTCAGCGTGACGGGGGCGCGCGAGCGACTCGAGCAGGCCGTGGAGGTGCGGACCAGAGAGTTGGAAGGCGCGAACGCCCGGCTTCGCCGCGAATCGAACGAACGCGCGAGTCTCGAAGAGCAGCTGTTGCACTCGCAGAAAATGGAAGCGGTCGGCACGCTCGCCAGCGGCGTCGCGCATGATTTCAACAACCTGCTGACGGCGATCCTCGGCTTCACGCAGCTCGCCGAAGAGCAGGTGCAGGGGGTGCTCGATGACGGGACTGATCCCCCCCTCCAGGCGCATCTGGTGGAGGTCCGTCAGGATCTCACCGAGATCCTCAAGGCTGCCGATCGCGCCTCGCTGCTCACCTCCCAACTGCTGGCCTTCAGCCGCCGACAGAAGGTCTCGCCGGCGCCGCTCGATGCGAACGTGGTCGTGAACGACCTCGAGCGCATGCTGCAGCGCCTGATCGGCGAAACGGTCTCGCTGGTCACCGAGCTCGCGACTGACCACCTGCCGATCATGGCCGACAGTGGCCAGTTCTCGCAGGTCGTGTTGAACCTGGTGGTGAATGCGCGCGATGCCCTGCCGCGCGGCGGGCTGGTGCGGGTGCACACGGGTCCCCTCACCCTGGCGGCGCCGGCGGCCGATGGGCCCGTGGCCGGGCTGTCCGCCGGTGCCTGGGTGCTCGTGACCGTCGAGGACAATGGCACGGGCATGACGCCCGAAGTGCAGGCGCGCATGTTCGAACCCTTCTTCACCACCAAGCCGCTCGGACACGGGACCGGGCTCGGGTTGAGCACCGTGTACGGCATCGTCACGCAGGCCGGCGGGCAGCTGTTCGTGGATAGCCTCCCGGGGCGGGGCACGACCGTCACCGTGGCCTGGCCGCGCTTCGAGGGCGTCTTGGTGCCGCCCGCGCCGTCGCCGGCCGACCGTGAGCGGAATGACGCCCTTGTCCTCGTGGTGGAAGACGAGCCGGGGCTCCGGCGCCTGGTCGCCGAGATTCTGCGCCGCCGTGGGCACCGGGTCCGCGTGGCGGAACACGGCGTCGCGGCGCTCGAACAGCTCGACGCCGGGCTCGAACCGGCCCTCGTCGTGACGGACGTGGTCATGCCGCGGATGGGCGGGCGCGAGCTGGCGAGCCAGATCGCCAGCCGAGGACTGACGGTCCCGGTGCTGTTCATGTCCGGCTATCAGGCGGGTGAGGAGCTTCCCGATGACGAGGCCCACCGCTTCATCGGCAAGCCGTTTACCCCGGACACCCTCGTGCAGGCCGTGCGGCAGGCCATCGACGGCGCCACGGTTCCGGGGGCCGGCGGGCGTTGA
- the asnS gene encoding asparagine--tRNA ligase translates to MGLSQQTTRIADLKHHVGATVTVRAWITHLRSKGKLGFAVVRDGTGVMQAVVVKAEVPETAWETFGALTQECSVALTGEIRADARAPGGYEMGVKELTLIGASPLDYPIQPKEHGIDFLLDNRTFWLRSQRQAAIMRVRHELEQAVHDFFYARDFVRCDTPILTAAIGERAGLFSTEYFDEGTAYLAQTGQLYGEALAAALGRIYTFGPTFRAEKSKTRRHLTEFWMIEPEMAWYDQDDNMDLQEDFVRYLVGRVLERRQEELKVLERDTSKLDCVSQPFVRLDYGEAVKLAQSKGSDIQWGDDLGAPDEAMIVDEYQRPVFVVNYPKEAKAFYMKENPADPRTVRCADLLAPEGRGEIIGGSQREDDYDKILARLTHEGLPVEAYGWYLDLRKYGTFTHSGFGLGLERTIAWICGIEHIREVIPFPRLMGRIAP, encoded by the coding sequence ATGGGCCTTTCCCAGCAGACCACCCGCATTGCCGACCTGAAGCACCACGTCGGCGCCACCGTGACCGTCCGCGCGTGGATCACCCATCTGCGCTCCAAGGGCAAGCTGGGCTTCGCCGTGGTGCGCGACGGCACCGGCGTCATGCAGGCGGTGGTCGTGAAGGCCGAGGTCCCCGAGACGGCCTGGGAAACGTTTGGCGCGCTGACGCAGGAATGCAGCGTCGCGCTCACCGGCGAAATCCGCGCCGACGCGCGCGCCCCGGGTGGCTACGAGATGGGCGTCAAGGAGCTCACGCTCATCGGCGCGAGCCCGCTGGATTACCCCATCCAGCCCAAGGAGCACGGGATCGACTTCCTGCTCGACAACCGCACCTTCTGGCTGCGCAGCCAGCGTCAGGCCGCGATCATGCGCGTGCGGCATGAGCTCGAGCAGGCCGTGCACGACTTCTTCTATGCGCGCGATTTCGTGCGCTGCGATACGCCCATTCTCACCGCCGCCATCGGGGAACGCGCGGGGCTCTTCAGCACCGAGTATTTCGACGAAGGCACGGCGTATCTCGCGCAGACCGGCCAGCTGTACGGCGAGGCGCTTGCCGCGGCGCTCGGGCGCATCTACACCTTCGGCCCGACGTTCCGCGCCGAGAAGAGCAAGACGCGCCGCCATCTCACCGAGTTCTGGATGATCGAACCGGAGATGGCGTGGTACGATCAGGACGACAACATGGACCTGCAGGAAGACTTCGTGCGCTACCTGGTGGGCCGCGTGCTCGAGCGACGGCAGGAAGAGCTCAAGGTCCTCGAGCGCGACACGAGCAAGCTCGATTGCGTGTCGCAGCCGTTCGTCCGTCTCGACTACGGCGAGGCGGTGAAGCTCGCGCAGAGCAAGGGGAGCGACATCCAGTGGGGCGACGACCTCGGCGCGCCCGACGAAGCGATGATCGTGGACGAGTATCAGCGCCCGGTCTTCGTGGTGAACTACCCGAAGGAAGCCAAGGCGTTCTACATGAAGGAGAACCCGGCCGACCCGCGTACCGTGCGCTGCGCCGATCTCCTCGCCCCCGAAGGCCGCGGCGAAATCATCGGCGGGTCGCAGCGCGAAGACGACTACGACAAGATCCTCGCGCGCCTCACGCACGAGGGGCTCCCCGTCGAGGCGTACGGCTGGTATCTCGACCTCCGCAAGTACGGCACCTTCACGCACTCGGGCTTCGGTCTGGGCCTCGAGCGCACCATCGCCTGGATCTGCGGGATCGAGCATATCCGCGAGGTGATTCCGTTCCCGCGGTTGATGGGACGCATCGCACCGTAG
- the mazG gene encoding nucleoside triphosphate pyrophosphohydrolase codes for MSADSAPEGATPSAPAPRTMDDALALMRDLRARCEWDRVQTHESLRPYLIEESHEVDDAIAGGDDAVLRDELGDLFLQVLFHSVVAEERGAFAMPDVAGALIAKMHARHPHLYGDGVKRSWESMKAAKAKRSTLEEGLPASLPSLHRAHRLQDRAAGVGFDWDNALGPLAKVREEVEEVASLIDPETGAVRDQDALEAELGDLLFAVVNLCRKTAVHGALALDRTNAKFVRRYAAMERLAEADGKTLTTLSLEEQDGYWDAVKEAERTQDHPEPMT; via the coding sequence ATGTCTGCTGACTCTGCTCCCGAGGGCGCCACGCCCTCCGCGCCCGCCCCCCGCACCATGGACGACGCCCTCGCGCTCATGCGCGACCTGCGCGCGCGGTGCGAGTGGGACCGTGTCCAGACCCACGAGTCGCTGCGCCCGTACCTGATCGAGGAGTCGCACGAGGTGGACGACGCGATTGCCGGCGGCGACGACGCCGTGCTGCGCGACGAGTTGGGCGACCTGTTCCTGCAGGTGCTCTTTCACTCGGTGGTGGCCGAAGAGCGCGGGGCCTTTGCCATGCCGGACGTGGCGGGCGCCCTCATCGCGAAGATGCACGCGCGCCACCCGCACCTGTACGGCGACGGCGTCAAGCGCTCGTGGGAGAGCATGAAGGCCGCGAAGGCGAAGCGCTCGACGCTCGAGGAAGGGCTCCCGGCGAGTCTGCCGTCGCTGCATCGCGCGCATCGCCTGCAGGACCGCGCCGCCGGTGTTGGCTTTGATTGGGACAACGCCCTCGGTCCCCTCGCCAAGGTGCGCGAGGAAGTCGAGGAGGTGGCGTCGCTGATCGATCCCGAGACGGGGGCGGTGCGCGATCAGGACGCGCTCGAAGCGGAGTTGGGTGATCTGCTCTTCGCCGTGGTGAACCTGTGCCGCAAGACCGCGGTGCACGGCGCGCTCGCGCTCGATCGCACGAACGCAAAGTTCGTGCGGCGCTACGCCGCGATGGAGCGGCTGGCGGAAGCGGATGGGAAGACGCTGACGACGCTGAGCCTGGAGGAGCAGGATGGGTACTGGGACGCGGTGAAGGAGGCCGAGCGAACCCAAGACCACCCGGAACCCATGACCTAA